The following are encoded in a window of Desulfolucanica intricata genomic DNA:
- a CDS encoding DUF456 domain-containing protein, producing the protein MHTTGLIIASLLFILGLAGTTFPVLPGAILIWLGMLIYGFLEDFVHFTWTFYLFQGLAVIVVFLLDYAAGIWGVKYYGGSRSAIWGSILGAILGIILLGPLGIILGPFLGSIAGELLTCHSLNRAVRAGVGTLIGFLGGTILKLAIEIGMIVWFFMILL; encoded by the coding sequence ATGCATACAACCGGCCTTATCATAGCCTCACTATTATTTATACTGGGGCTTGCCGGCACTACATTCCCTGTGCTGCCCGGAGCCATTCTAATTTGGCTGGGTATGCTTATATACGGATTTTTAGAGGATTTTGTCCATTTCACCTGGACCTTCTACTTGTTTCAAGGTCTGGCCGTAATAGTAGTTTTTTTACTGGATTATGCCGCAGGTATCTGGGGGGTTAAATACTACGGCGGCTCACGGTCGGCAATATGGGGAAGCATTCTCGGAGCCATCCTGGGGATTATACTTTTAGGCCCTCTGGGTATTATTTTAGGTCCGTTTCTCGGTTCCATAGCGGGTGAACTGCTGACTTGCCATTCGCTTAATCGGGCAGTACGTGCCGGTGTAGGCACCTTAATCGGCTTTTTAGGCGGCACAATCCTTAAATTGGCAATAGAAATTGGTATGATAGTATGGTTTTTTATGATCCTACTTTAA
- a CDS encoding TIM barrel protein — MKVRFGAAGNSESFYSQGHKSSHEAPDWLKNLGLDAYEYQCTYGVKIAEATAKKLGQAARECDIALSIHAPYYINLCGTDEVKKVKTKEHILNSMRAAKWMGATTVVFHPGSGFGKEREAALERAKEFLRVILVEAQAEGYNDIKLAPETMGKRGQLGNLKEVLELCSVGEQVVPTIDFGHLHALNAGSLIDLNSFGEVLDIIEDRLGNDALKNLHIHFSPVEFTKAGEKKHWTTLQTQFGPSFEPLAEHIVRRNMTPTVICESSGRQAEDALVYKNIYLKVLKELNG; from the coding sequence ATGAAAGTGCGTTTTGGAGCGGCGGGTAATTCTGAGTCATTCTATTCCCAGGGACACAAGTCATCTCACGAGGCACCGGACTGGCTTAAGAATCTTGGTCTTGATGCTTATGAATATCAATGCACATACGGTGTAAAAATAGCTGAGGCAACTGCAAAAAAGCTGGGTCAAGCTGCCCGTGAATGTGATATAGCTCTAAGTATTCATGCCCCGTATTATATAAATCTGTGTGGTACGGATGAAGTTAAAAAGGTAAAAACTAAAGAGCATATCCTTAACTCTATGCGCGCGGCCAAATGGATGGGGGCAACTACCGTGGTTTTTCACCCCGGCAGTGGCTTTGGAAAAGAACGGGAGGCCGCTTTGGAGAGGGCCAAAGAATTTTTGAGGGTAATCTTAGTTGAAGCTCAAGCAGAAGGGTATAACGATATAAAATTAGCTCCGGAGACAATGGGAAAGCGGGGACAACTGGGTAACCTGAAAGAGGTATTGGAATTATGCTCCGTTGGAGAGCAGGTGGTGCCAACCATTGATTTTGGTCACCTGCACGCGTTGAATGCTGGAAGTTTGATAGATCTGAATTCTTTTGGTGAGGTTTTGGATATTATAGAAGACCGCTTGGGAAATGATGCTCTAAAAAATTTACATATTCATTTTAGTCCTGTTGAGTTTACCAAAGCAGGTGAAAAAAAGCATTGGACTACTCTGCAGACACAGTTTGGGCCGAGCTTTGAACCTCTGGCAGAGCATATTGTTAGGCGAAATATGACCCCGACCGTAATCTGTGAGTCGTCGGGGCGTCAAGCTGAAGATGCACTGGTTTATAAAAATATATATTTAAAAGTGTTAAAAGAGTTAAATGGATAA
- a CDS encoding GerMN domain-containing protein → MRKQLLRAITLSILIVFISLPVTGCSENRTIDSPKPSQGDKIELTVYLNGPYKGGVQLPMVPVKRVVRLTGEDTPEFRVKAALEALIKGPTDKEEEEGLSTALPKDVKVLNVDVKRPYATVNFSSELQKIGGSMMIGSLLDQIKYTLTELDGISGIIIQVNGEQVGTEANPFGGEGITFNVLSRVANGEWVKKISPARSLDYFIVSIGNAKEMWQWMGPAAKKQYKSPEKLNVSEFVEGMDSWRDYEVVSEDIQGNRATVIIKGNLLLEGTEEKGVQYSAAMIKEDGQWKWEHGSKK, encoded by the coding sequence TTGCGCAAACAATTATTAAGAGCAATCACTCTAAGCATTCTAATTGTGTTTATCAGTTTACCGGTTACAGGTTGTTCCGAAAACAGAACAATTGATTCACCGAAGCCTTCACAGGGTGATAAAATAGAATTAACTGTTTATTTGAACGGGCCGTATAAAGGTGGTGTTCAGCTGCCAATGGTTCCGGTAAAGCGGGTAGTTAGATTAACCGGAGAGGATACACCGGAATTTAGAGTAAAGGCTGCCCTGGAAGCATTAATTAAGGGCCCGACTGACAAAGAAGAGGAAGAGGGTTTAAGTACTGCTTTACCAAAAGATGTAAAGGTTCTTAATGTAGACGTTAAGAGGCCATATGCAACGGTTAATTTCAGTTCAGAGTTGCAAAAAATCGGCGGCAGTATGATGATTGGCTCTCTTTTGGATCAGATTAAATATACCTTGACCGAACTGGACGGTATATCCGGAATAATTATACAGGTTAATGGAGAGCAGGTGGGTACAGAGGCCAATCCTTTTGGCGGTGAAGGTATTACCTTTAATGTTTTGTCCAGGGTCGCTAACGGTGAATGGGTGAAAAAGATTTCTCCTGCCCGGTCACTGGATTACTTTATCGTTAGTATCGGTAATGCCAAAGAAATGTGGCAGTGGATGGGCCCGGCGGCTAAAAAACAATATAAAAGCCCTGAAAAACTAAATGTAAGCGAATTTGTTGAAGGCATGGACAGTTGGCGTGATTATGAAGTAGTATCTGAAGATATTCAGGGTAACAGGGCTACGGTGATCATTAAGGGTAATCTGTTACTGGAGGGAACAGAGGAAAAAGGTGTACAATACAGTGCTGCTATGATTAAGGAAGACGGTCAATGGAAATGGGAGCACGGAAGTAAAAAATAA
- a CDS encoding DUF763 domain-containing protein, with the protein MANLPLHSGKCPPWLFSHMKQLGAAIIRAIVEEYGSREVLVRLSDPVWFQALGCILGFDWHSSGLTTTVCGALKEGLEPYQQELGLFFTGGKGKTSRKTPREIEMVGEKYALSNELQSLAYASKMAAKVDSAALQDGFQLYHHFFVFNTRGNWTVVQQGMNDATRYARRYHWLGEGVSDFVCEPHAGIACEQLVTTLNMVAKESAEARAASIELTREKPEIVLNVLRKMEQKPKTVKGPVQLAFNFDQGETIPVTNAFEQEQCLQLTLPAAHDIPNSGRINSILYKIYDRRPENFEKLLAMPGVGPASIRALAMVAEIVHGVKLSFRDPVRYSFAHGGKDGIPFPVDRKIYRQTIDVLEGALKRAKLGNSDKLKAFKRLSVISGIKGMME; encoded by the coding sequence ATGGCAAATTTACCGCTGCACTCAGGAAAATGTCCCCCCTGGCTATTTTCACACATGAAGCAGCTGGGGGCGGCTATTATCCGGGCTATTGTGGAAGAATATGGCTCACGAGAGGTGCTGGTACGCCTTTCGGATCCGGTCTGGTTTCAGGCCCTGGGTTGTATTCTTGGCTTTGACTGGCATTCCTCCGGGCTAACTACTACTGTCTGTGGTGCCCTCAAAGAGGGTTTAGAGCCCTACCAGCAAGAATTGGGATTGTTTTTTACCGGAGGGAAAGGTAAAACTTCGCGGAAAACACCCAGGGAAATTGAAATGGTAGGAGAAAAATATGCTTTGTCCAATGAATTACAGTCACTGGCTTATGCCAGCAAAATGGCGGCTAAAGTGGACAGTGCCGCTTTGCAGGACGGTTTTCAACTATATCATCATTTTTTTGTGTTTAACACCAGAGGAAATTGGACAGTGGTTCAGCAAGGTATGAATGATGCTACGCGTTACGCCAGGAGATATCACTGGTTGGGTGAGGGTGTATCGGACTTTGTTTGTGAACCGCATGCCGGTATAGCTTGTGAGCAGCTTGTAACAACCTTGAATATGGTAGCTAAAGAGAGCGCAGAGGCACGTGCTGCTTCTATTGAGTTAACCCGGGAGAAGCCGGAAATTGTTTTAAATGTACTTAGAAAAATGGAACAGAAACCGAAAACAGTAAAAGGCCCGGTTCAACTTGCTTTTAATTTTGACCAGGGTGAAACCATACCGGTAACAAACGCCTTTGAACAGGAACAGTGTTTGCAGTTAACCCTGCCGGCTGCTCATGATATACCAAACTCCGGTCGTATTAACAGCATCCTATATAAAATATATGATCGCCGGCCCGAGAACTTTGAAAAGCTGCTGGCAATGCCCGGGGTCGGTCCTGCTTCAATCAGAGCTTTAGCCATGGTTGCTGAGATTGTGCATGGGGTTAAGCTTAGTTTTCGGGATCCGGTACGTTATTCTTTTGCTCACGGGGGTAAAGACGGGATCCCGTTTCCGGTGGATCGTAAGATTTACCGGCAGACTATTGATGTTCTGGAAGGAGCATTAAAACGGGCCAAGTTAGGAAATAGCGATAAATTGAAAGCCTTTAAAAGATTGTCAGTTATTAGCGGGATTAAGGGCATGATGGAATAG
- a CDS encoding CoB--CoM heterodisulfide reductase iron-sulfur subunit B family protein has translation MQYSFYPGCSLEATAVHYLKSLEPVLEALDIQIEEIPDWNCCGATVASGVVGDFTQQAITGRNLAIAEQKGNDILVACSSCYLSLATTNKRFREDEHFRNLANEALGAAGLKYNGTLRVRQILEALINDVGLEKISKRVEKPLTGLKVAGYTGCQTPRAIPWEFEDPENPHMLDKIIEALGATLVPFPMKAKCCGSSQAVAQPDIVLDCCRDIIQCAVNNEADLIVTPCPMCQMNLDAYQGMVNQKHGTNFETPILFITQLMGIAFGLPAPKWALKYNIVSPEKVIAPLLRKLGA, from the coding sequence TTCTTGAAGCTCTTGATATTCAAATTGAGGAGATTCCTGATTGGAACTGTTGTGGTGCTACTGTTGCTTCCGGAGTGGTTGGTGATTTTACACAGCAAGCAATAACCGGACGTAACTTGGCCATAGCGGAACAAAAGGGAAATGATATATTGGTTGCATGCAGTTCCTGTTATCTTAGCTTAGCTACTACGAATAAACGCTTTAGAGAAGATGAACATTTTCGTAATCTGGCTAACGAAGCGCTGGGTGCAGCCGGTCTAAAATATAATGGTACACTGCGAGTGCGTCAAATACTGGAAGCATTAATTAATGATGTCGGGTTAGAAAAAATTAGTAAGCGAGTAGAGAAGCCGTTAACCGGATTGAAAGTTGCCGGATATACGGGTTGTCAGACACCCCGTGCCATACCGTGGGAATTTGAGGACCCGGAAAACCCTCATATGTTAGATAAAATAATTGAGGCTTTAGGGGCTACATTGGTTCCGTTTCCCATGAAAGCCAAGTGCTGTGGTAGCTCGCAAGCAGTAGCTCAACCTGATATAGTGCTGGATTGCTGCCGCGATATTATTCAGTGCGCTGTAAATAATGAAGCTGATTTAATTGTTACTCCTTGTCCTATGTGTCAGATGAACTTAGATGCCTATCAGGGGATGGTTAATCAAAAGCATGGTACAAACTTCGAAACACCTATTCTCTTCATTACTCAGTTAATGGGTATTGCTTTTGGGCTTCCTGCTCCAAAGTGGGCACTTAAGTACAATATTGTTTCACCTGAAAAAGTAATAGCTCCACTGTTACGGAAATTAGGAGCGTAA
- a CDS encoding pyruvoyl-dependent arginine decarboxylase — MLPTPKKFFITAAGSEGRSGLTAFDNALLKARIGNINLIRVSSILPPGANYDPDLQIPPGSLVPTAYGYIISDVPGEKIAAAVGVGFSSDTFGVIMEFSGRCSREEAHKNIVDMLKESFETRGMELVDMKIAAVEHVVESVGCCLAAVPMWY, encoded by the coding sequence ATGCTGCCGACCCCAAAGAAATTTTTTATAACTGCAGCCGGTTCCGAGGGCAGAAGTGGTCTAACGGCTTTTGACAATGCTTTACTTAAAGCCCGTATTGGAAATATAAATCTAATTCGTGTAAGCAGTATACTTCCGCCTGGTGCGAATTATGATCCGGATTTACAAATTCCCCCCGGTTCACTGGTGCCAACAGCATACGGCTATATTATCAGTGATGTTCCCGGGGAAAAAATAGCGGCTGCGGTAGGAGTAGGTTTTTCAAGTGATACATTTGGTGTAATTATGGAATTTTCCGGTCGCTGCAGCCGGGAAGAAGCCCATAAAAATATTGTGGACATGCTTAAGGAATCATTTGAAACCCGTGGAATGGAGTTAGTGGATATGAAAATAGCTGCGGTAGAACACGTAGTAGAGTCTGTTGGATGTTGTTTGGCCGCTGTGCCAATGTGGTATTAA
- the speE gene encoding polyamine aminopropyltransferase codes for MEFWFTEDQTKDLRIGCRILETIHSEITPYQKLAVINTAQFGRMLVLDNVIQTSIMDEFVYHEMITHVALNTHVNPKKVLIIGGGDGGVVREVVKHSEVEKIVHVEIDGKVIEAAKKYLPEISCALDNPKVEIIIDDGIKHVKEHKNTYDIIIIDSTDPVGPAEGLFSAEFYRSVAEALTEDGIFVAQTESPFFNADLITRIQKDVSLIFPITDLYLANVPTYPGGLWTFTIGSKKYDPRKVEIDKLPDLKTRFYSPAIHQSAFVLPPFVEDLLK; via the coding sequence TTGGAGTTTTGGTTTACTGAAGATCAGACTAAAGATTTAAGAATTGGATGCCGGATTCTTGAGACAATTCACAGCGAGATAACCCCATACCAAAAACTGGCGGTAATTAATACGGCGCAATTTGGGCGAATGTTAGTTTTAGATAATGTTATTCAGACCAGCATTATGGATGAATTTGTATATCATGAAATGATTACACATGTAGCTTTAAACACTCATGTTAATCCTAAAAAGGTGCTTATAATCGGTGGCGGTGACGGCGGGGTAGTACGGGAAGTTGTTAAACACTCCGAGGTGGAAAAAATCGTACATGTAGAAATTGACGGTAAAGTAATTGAAGCCGCTAAAAAATATCTTCCTGAAATTAGCTGTGCTCTGGATAACCCCAAAGTTGAAATCATTATAGATGATGGTATAAAGCATGTAAAAGAACATAAGAATACTTATGACATTATAATAATTGATTCCACTGATCCGGTGGGACCGGCAGAAGGTCTGTTCAGTGCGGAGTTTTATCGTTCGGTTGCCGAGGCTTTAACTGAAGATGGAATTTTTGTAGCCCAGACAGAATCTCCTTTTTTTAACGCTGATTTAATAACCCGGATTCAGAAGGATGTTTCCTTAATTTTTCCAATTACTGACTTGTATTTGGCAAATGTTCCCACCTACCCGGGAGGGCTCTGGACTTTCACAATCGGATCAAAAAAATATGACCCTCGTAAAGTTGAAATTGATAAGCTGCCTGATTTGAAAACTAGATTTTATTCACCTGCAATTCATCAATCTGCTTTTGTGCTGCCACCGTTTGTAGAAGATTTATTAAAGTAA
- the speB gene encoding agmatinase — MINLVERCTGFMGCRENYEQAPLVLIGVPMDFTVSFRPGTRQGPQQIRKVSYGLEEYSFYLNRDLREYSFCDLGDIVLPFGNITECLRRIDEVAQTLFKDDKLPLVLGGEHLISLPFIERAARIYSNLAVLQFDAHADLREEYMGERYSHATVMRRAVEVLGERNLYQFGIRSGDGTEFSFAREHTNLFPGEVIGPLKQVLDELGDRPLYVTVDIDVVDPCYAPGTGTPEPGGISSREVLEIIYLLGKKKVIGFDLVEVCPPFDPSERTAILAAKIVREAILSFGKK; from the coding sequence ATGATTAACCTGGTCGAAAGATGTACTGGTTTTATGGGCTGTCGGGAAAACTATGAGCAGGCCCCGTTGGTCTTAATAGGTGTGCCGATGGATTTTACAGTCAGCTTTCGGCCGGGCACCCGGCAGGGCCCGCAGCAAATCAGGAAAGTTTCATATGGACTGGAAGAATACAGCTTTTATTTAAACCGTGACTTGAGAGAGTATTCCTTTTGTGATCTGGGCGATATAGTTTTGCCTTTTGGAAATATTACGGAGTGCCTGCGCCGAATTGATGAAGTAGCACAAACACTGTTTAAGGATGATAAATTACCGCTGGTTTTGGGAGGGGAACATTTAATCAGTCTGCCTTTTATTGAGCGGGCTGCTCGGATATATTCGAATCTGGCGGTATTACAGTTTGATGCCCATGCTGATTTGCGAGAAGAATATATGGGTGAACGTTACTCCCATGCTACTGTAATGAGACGTGCGGTTGAAGTATTGGGTGAGAGGAATCTTTATCAATTTGGAATTCGGTCCGGGGATGGAACTGAATTTTCGTTTGCCCGGGAGCATACAAATTTATTTCCAGGTGAAGTAATTGGGCCACTTAAACAGGTTCTGGATGAATTAGGAGATCGCCCTCTATATGTAACGGTAGATATTGATGTGGTGGATCCTTGCTATGCACCGGGCACCGGGACACCTGAGCCCGGGGGGATTAGTTCCCGGGAGGTTTTAGAAATAATTTATTTGCTGGGTAAAAAAAAGGTAATAGGATTTGATTTGGTAGAGGTTTGTCCACCCTTTGATCCTTCAGAGCGTACAGCAATTCTTGCAGCTAAAATAGTAAGAGAAGCAATTTTGAGTTTTGGAAAAAAATAA
- a CDS encoding ADP-ribosylglycohydrolase family protein encodes MSKDLLDQYKGGLFGLAVGDALGATLEFTNREEIRQKYGIFKDILGGGWLNLEPGAYTDDTEMTLAVARGILDNPNNPYREIGRCFVTWYDTKPKDIGNIIKTAIYNFKKCDSWAEASQKTHLSLGGRSAGNGSLMRTLPISFAYWQNKSKMCRIAVQVSHMTHYDQQAAAACVFYNLLIGLIISGENYDKGDLINIALIEAKKYCESSLPPLPKNYWQDIAASVSLTENQVWASGYVLDSLIAALWSFYHSETFEESIIKAVNLGDDSDTVGAICGGLAGTYFGYNAIPERWLKVLKNKHFLDQIAQNLRKLVVT; translated from the coding sequence ATGAGTAAGGATTTGTTAGATCAATATAAGGGAGGTCTATTTGGCCTGGCAGTTGGTGACGCCCTGGGAGCAACACTTGAATTTACGAATCGGGAGGAAATCCGCCAGAAATATGGTATATTTAAAGATATTCTGGGCGGAGGTTGGCTGAACCTGGAGCCGGGCGCTTATACAGATGATACGGAGATGACTCTGGCTGTTGCCCGGGGTATCCTGGATAATCCCAATAACCCGTATCGTGAAATTGGACGCTGCTTCGTTACCTGGTATGATACAAAACCTAAAGATATCGGTAATATAATCAAAACAGCCATTTATAATTTCAAGAAATGTGACAGTTGGGCCGAAGCCTCCCAGAAAACACACCTGAGTTTGGGTGGTCGCAGTGCAGGCAACGGCAGTCTAATGCGCACCCTGCCTATAAGTTTTGCTTACTGGCAGAATAAAAGCAAAATGTGCCGTATAGCCGTTCAGGTATCACACATGACCCACTATGACCAGCAAGCCGCAGCGGCATGTGTTTTTTATAATCTATTAATTGGATTAATAATTTCAGGAGAGAATTATGATAAAGGTGACTTAATTAATATCGCTCTAATTGAAGCTAAAAAATACTGTGAATCCAGCCTCCCACCACTGCCTAAAAATTACTGGCAGGATATTGCGGCAAGTGTTTCTTTAACCGAAAATCAAGTTTGGGCTTCAGGCTATGTTTTAGATAGCTTGATTGCTGCCCTGTGGTCATTTTACCATTCTGAGACTTTTGAGGAATCCATAATCAAGGCAGTCAATCTCGGTGACGATTCGGACACAGTAGGAGCTATCTGCGGTGGACTGGCCGGCACCTATTTCGGTTACAATGCAATTCCTGAGCGCTGGCTAAAAGTATTAAAAAATAAACATTTTTTAGACCAAATTGCCCAAAATTTACGGAAATTAGTAGTAACATGA
- a CDS encoding ABC transporter substrate-binding protein has product MLKKKMNTWQPPKKNQRYSLIMWALIICGLALFYINHGAASLPALIPFKSHDTVYYAYADEAQTLDPALAKDPQSAKVISCIFEGLVRYKPGTSEIEPALATGWEISPDGLEYTFTLRKNVNFHDNTPFNAQAVKYSIERLFADNRQNYHSSLIYKYLKEVQVIDNYTVKLILNRPYAPLLRNLAMPYSAPIVSPSAARKYGSTFGINPVGTGPYLFKEWDKGNTITLSANPYYWDQGPKIKELVFLVIPRAGDRMAGLINGNIHLADGFTPQHLDMMKQKEINVLTAVGADISYLGFFVNKKPFNNAKIRQAVSSALNRRNLVENGHPDIPLAQGLLPQGILSSQEYLTPISYNPAKAKELLREAGYKEGIEIDLITYEETRTYNTTGGNVLAQSIQKELAQVNIQVNIKTYPWDEYKKALHNQEGNAFIYGWISDSGDPDDFLYYQFNGKQNRNGLNICRYNNPQVNVLLEQARQCTDPKLREQFYCRIQQILLKDSPWVPLNHSLHVVGISPSVKGCILQSNGIPFLNHLH; this is encoded by the coding sequence TTGCTAAAAAAGAAAATGAATACCTGGCAACCTCCCAAAAAAAATCAACGATACTCTTTAATCATGTGGGCATTAATTATCTGTGGTCTAGCTCTTTTCTATATAAACCATGGTGCTGCGAGTTTGCCGGCTTTAATTCCTTTTAAATCCCATGACACAGTTTACTATGCCTATGCGGATGAAGCCCAAACTCTGGACCCTGCACTGGCCAAAGACCCCCAGTCAGCAAAAGTTATCAGCTGTATATTTGAAGGCTTAGTGCGCTACAAACCGGGTACATCAGAGATTGAGCCCGCCCTTGCCACAGGATGGGAAATTTCCCCGGATGGCCTGGAATATACTTTTACCCTTCGCAAAAATGTTAATTTTCATGACAACACACCTTTTAACGCCCAAGCAGTTAAATACAGTATTGAACGCCTCTTTGCCGATAACCGGCAAAATTACCACTCTTCACTGATTTATAAGTACTTAAAAGAAGTGCAGGTAATTGATAATTATACCGTCAAGTTAATTTTAAACAGGCCTTATGCACCACTGTTGCGAAACCTGGCCATGCCGTATTCAGCTCCAATTGTGAGCCCAAGTGCAGCCCGAAAATACGGCTCCACTTTTGGGATAAATCCGGTTGGCACCGGGCCGTATCTTTTCAAAGAGTGGGATAAGGGCAATACTATAACCCTATCCGCTAATCCATATTACTGGGATCAAGGCCCTAAAATCAAAGAGCTTGTATTTCTGGTCATTCCACGGGCAGGTGACCGCATGGCAGGCCTGATAAATGGAAATATTCACTTAGCAGACGGTTTTACTCCCCAGCATTTGGATATGATGAAGCAAAAGGAAATAAACGTATTAACTGCCGTAGGAGCAGATATTAGCTATCTTGGCTTTTTCGTTAACAAAAAGCCCTTTAATAACGCCAAAATACGTCAAGCTGTTAGCAGTGCTTTAAACCGCCGTAATCTTGTTGAAAACGGTCACCCGGATATACCCTTAGCTCAAGGACTGCTCCCCCAAGGAATACTAAGCTCTCAGGAATACCTTACACCGATTTCTTATAATCCGGCAAAGGCAAAAGAACTTTTGAGAGAGGCTGGATACAAAGAAGGGATTGAAATAGATTTAATTACCTATGAAGAAACCCGGACTTATAATACCACCGGCGGAAATGTTTTGGCACAATCAATTCAAAAAGAACTGGCTCAAGTAAATATACAAGTTAATATTAAGACTTACCCTTGGGATGAATACAAAAAAGCCTTGCACAATCAGGAAGGTAATGCTTTTATCTACGGTTGGATTAGTGACAGTGGAGATCCTGACGATTTCCTATACTATCAATTTAATGGCAAACAAAACAGAAATGGTTTAAATATCTGTCGTTATAATAACCCTCAGGTTAATGTTTTACTTGAACAAGCCCGGCAATGCACTGATCCGAAGCTTCGTGAACAGTTTTATTGTCGGATCCAGCAAATACTCCTTAAGGATTCTCCATGGGTTCCCCTAAATCACTCTCTGCATGTTGTAGGGATCTCCCCATCTGTAAAAGGGTGTATCTTGCAAAGTAACGGAATTCCGTTTTTAAATCACTTACATTGA